Within the bacterium genome, the region TTGCACACATGCGAAATAATATAGTTATGAATTCAGCTAAAGCACAGTTTTGGCGCGTAAATATGATGGTGTGGGTATTGTTCGCCTTCGTGGTGGGCGATGTCATCGTGCGCCAGATCGAAAATACCGGCCCCGATCCCAAGGTGGTCTATCCGCTTCTATTCATCGGCTTCCTCACAGTCGCAGCGCGAACCTATATCGGAAGCAGGCGTCCCGAAGATGTTTTCACCTTCACGCCATTATTAACAGGGTTGGATATTTTCATTATATCCCTGGCAGTTTATGTGACAGGCCGAAGGGACAGCCCATTCTGGCTGCTATACTTCCCTTTGTTAGTCTCAGAGGTATTCACCGCATCCCCCCGTCAAATCGTCTCTATGATTGGCCTTGTGGGGATATTACATACGCTGTCATCCCTCCCACTGCGCAACCCAGCCGATTATGGCGCTCTCTTTACACGCCTCTTCTTCCTACTCGTCGTGGCAGGAATAGCGAGGTCAGTCAGTAAAGCCCACCTTCAACGTGTGCGCGAGCTGGCTCGATTGCGCGAACGGGTC harbors:
- a CDS encoding histidine kinase, which translates into the protein MRNNIVMNSAKAQFWRVNMMVWVLFAFVVGDVIVRQIENTGPDPKVVYPLLFIGFLTVAARTYIGSRRPEDVFTFTPLLTGLDIFIISLAVYVTGRRDSPFWLLYFPLLVSEVFTASPRQIVSMIGLVGILHTLSSLPLRNPADYGALFTRLFFLLVVAGIARSVSKAHLQRVRELARLRERVTLADERQRIAREFHDGLGHTLVNSVLGLELVRRLANRDPEKADTMLGEQATTLREALESMRYVVWQMQSSSETRSLETQIRLFAKQLEERASLQVTCELPNDPMDLAPSVEVMLARVVQESLTN